In the genome of Microtus ochrogaster isolate Prairie Vole_2 unplaced genomic scaffold, MicOch1.0 UNK47, whole genome shotgun sequence, one region contains:
- the LOC101985502 gene encoding vomeronasal type-1 receptor 1-like yields the protein MAFIFLIQTVMGIMGNSSLFLLYIFPLLTGNHMRPIDLVLSQLLLANLIVLLSKGIPQTLIALGWKCFLSDISCKLVFYWYRVGSGVSVSTVSLFNGFQAIKLKPKMCRWIALKMQSKEFIGYCCLFNWFLHLLMNLLLPFLVNGPLNERNASVESNGGYCTWTLPAGCVLLYNILYFSPDVISLIFMSWASILAIVVLHRHKQRVQHIHTYSFSSSVSHEDRATCRILILVCFFTAFYSVYLSLTLWMIHAEKRGQWVVNSSVLLASCFPAFSPYVLILTDTRVSQVCFACRT from the coding sequence ATGGCGTTTATTTTCCTCATACAGACTgtcatggggatcatgggaaattcttccctcttccttctgtacATCTTCCCTCTGCTCACTGGAAATCACATGAGACCTATAGATTTGGTTCTCAGTCAACTACTTTTGGCCAACTTAATAGTTTTGTTGTCTAAGGGTATACCACAGACATTGATAGCATTGGGATGGAAATGTTTCCTCAGTGATATAAGTTGCAAACTTGTCTTCTACTGGTATAGAGTTGGCAGTGGGGTGTCAGTCAGCACTGTCAGTCTCTTCAATGGTTTCCAGGCCATAAAGCTTAAACCCAAAATGTGTAGGTGGATTGCACTCAAAATGCAATCCAAAGAGTTCATTGGCTACTGCTGTCTCTTCAACTGGTTCCTACATCTCCTCATGAATTTACTTCTTCCATTTCTAGTGAATGGTCCATTGAATGAGAGAAATGCCAGTGTAGAAAGCAATGGTGGTTATTGTACCTGGACACTACCCGCTGGATGTGTCTTACTATATAATATCTTATACTTTTCCCCTGATGTGATAAGTTTGATTTTCATGTCCTGGGCTAGCATATTGGCGATTGTTGTGCTTCACAGACACAAGCAAAGAGTCCagcacattcacacatacagcTTCTCTTCTAGTGTTTCCCATGAAGACAGAGCCACATGTAGAATTCTGATCCTAGTGTGTTTCTTTACAGCCTTCTATTCTGTCTACCTTAGTTTGACCCTTTGGATGATTCATGCTGAAAAACGTGGCCAGTGGGTAGTGAACAGCTCTGTCCTGTTGGCATCTTGTTTCCCAGCATTTAGCCCCTATGTGCTCATCCTCACTGACACCAGGGTCTCGCAGGTCTGTTTTGCCTGCAGAACATGA